The bacterium nucleotide sequence ATCACACTTCTCTTCCTCGGGGCCATTCCCCAACCTTCGGGCGGAGGTTGGGGAGAGGCGCTGGTCACCCTGTCCTTCTGGATCGCTTTCGGTTCGGTCGCCTTGAAGGACCATCCCTCCCGTTGGCTCTTGGCCGGGGCCGGGGCCTTGGCCCTTTTCCTTTTCGGGTTGCCTTTTCCCCTCAAGATCGCCTTCGGCATGTTCCTGCCGACGCTGGTCCATGTGTTCCTCTTCACCGGGATCTTCATCCTCTTGGGCGCTTTGAAGGGACGGAGCCTCTCCGGCATCCTTTCATTGGCCGTTTTCGGGGCCATGATGCTGTTGTTCCTCTGGGTCCACCCGGGCGCATCCTATAGTCCCAGCCCTTATGTGCAGGATAGTTATGGGGTCCTGACCGAAGGAGGCGGTGGCACCAGCCCTTTCATCCTCATCAACCGGTTCCTGGCGCACCGTCTGGGATTCCCTGGCTCCGAGGTCCTCACGGGCGGCTCCCAGGCGGCCAACCATTACCTCTATTCCCATCCGGCGGCCCTGTCCCTCATGGCTTTCATCGCCTTTGCCTATACCTACCACTACCTCAATTGGTTCTCGAAGACCTCGGTCATCGGATGGCATGAGATCCCCCGGCGACGGGCTTGGGTCATCTTGGCCCTATGGGCCCTTTCGATAGGTCTTTACGCCTGGAATTACTTATGGGGCCTGAAATGGCTTTTTTTCCTCAGCTTTGCCCATGTCCTGTTGGAATTCCCCCTGGATCAGCTGACTTTCCTTTCCATTGGGCGGGAATTGGTCTCCCTGGCCCGGTTGCGGGACAGAGCCGCCCGGGGTCGTTGAGCCCCTGCAACTTTTCAGAGGTAAACTTCGTCTTATTCGCAAGGGACGAAGGTCCCTTAATTCAAAGGCCCGAAAGGGCCCGGAGGAAATCCATGAAAAAGTCGATCTTAGTTCTGTTGGCGGCCCTGTTCTTGGGCAGCACCGGTTTGGTCTTGGCGCAAGAAACGGCCCCGGCTTCCACGCCCGTGGCGAAAGTGAGCCACAAGGCCAAGCGAGCCAAGAAGATGAAGAAAATGAAGAAGGCCAAGAAGGTCGAAGCCGCTCCGGCGACGACTTCCACCACGCCGACCAACTGATCGAATCGGGGATCTTATCCCCGATCACGACAAAAGCCCTTGGGAATTGTCCCGGGGGCTTTTTTATTTCGCGGGACAAGTTCGAGCCATATTTTCCCAAGCGTTATCCGGGGAATGTCAGGCCCCGGCCACTTCCGGGCGGTATGTGCGGGTAAAAGAAGGTGTTTTGTTCCCATTCCCTGTTCGGCAGTCATGGGGTTCGGGGGGCGGATGGAGCGAGAAGAACCTCAACAACGAGACCCCGGCAGATGTACCCCCACCTAACAAGAGCCCAACTAATGGATAAAGTGGTGTCTTTTTCGTGGCGGCCTTCTTGGGCCGTTAAAAACCCTGATATTTCCCTTCAATCTGACGGCTGTCATAGGAGCGTTGAAAAAAGGCGGGAAAATCCTTTGGCCCCACGTCTTTGCGGCCGCGCCTTGAGTTCCATGGGGTGGGGGCCTATACTTACCGCTCCCCCAAAATCAATAAAATTATTCAACTTTTTTGGGTCGTGTCGGAGAAGGAGTTTTCATGAAGTACGCTCAAAGCATTCACTGCCATGTTTGCGAAGGCAGCGTGAAGATGGTGAACGGCCGTACCGTGGCCGCCAAGGCGAAAGCCGCTTCCCAGGTCGAGATCGACGTGCTCTGTGTCGATTGCGGGACCCGAGGGAGCGTCGTTAGGGACATCGAGACCCTTCCGTTCAGCGAGAGGGAATTTTGCCAGGAGAAGGGCCTCTTGAACTTCAAGGCCCAGGTCCAGGGCAAGGGTGTCTATGTGAATATGAGGCTCACCCGCCGCTAAAATCCAATTCGCCGCATCCCTGACCATGCCCGAACCTAAAGGCGCGTCCCTTTACGATGGTCCCTTCGCGTCCTTTTACGACCGTCATTTCGGGAATCATGCCCGCGAACTCGCCCCTCGCTTGCTCCGTTTCTGGGCCGATCCTTCCAACCAGCCGCCTTTAAAAGAGATATTGGACCTGGGATGTGGTCCCGGCCATTTGGCCCTGCCTCTTTTGGAAGCCGGTTACCGGGTCACGGGTCTCGACCTCTCGGAAGAAATGCTGGCCTTGGCCAAGGTCCGTTGTGCCCGTTATCTTCCGACCGGTCAGGCCCAGTTCCTCGCCATGGACATGACCCGATCCCTCCCCGGCCGTCACTTCGGGACCGCGGTCTCTTCCTATAACAGTGTGAACCATTTGAAGGATCCGGGACAATTGAGGGAGTGCTTTCGTTCGGTCAAGAATTCCCTCCATCCCCTGGGGGCCTTCCTGTTCGATTTCCATACCCTCCAAGGACTCCGAGCCTGGGCCCGGCCGGAAAAGGGGTCGGTGGCCGGGGAAGAGCTGGAGGTTTCCGGGGGCTTCGAAGAAGGGGAAGGACAGGCTTGGATGCGCTTAAGGGGCCGGCAGGACGGGGAATCTTTCGAAGGGACGATCTGGAACCGGTCCTATCCACTGGCCCAGGTCGTCCAATGGCTCCAAGCCGAAGGTTTCAGGAAAGTGACCCTCTCGGGATTTGGAACGATCGGGGAACCATTGCCCGATCCGGGGTCCGTGGATCGGGTCCTGTTCGTCGCGCGCCCTTGAAATCCCCTCCCGCCGCTCCCAAGATTGATTTTCCCACCACCCAATTTTCAAGGAGACGATCGTGAAGATCAGGTTGACCGAAGAAGCCACCGCCCGGCTGAAGGCCCAAAGCCAGGCTTGGCCTATCCCCCAAAAAGCCAAGGCTTTCGCCCAAGGGGATATCCGCCTCACGGCCGTTCTTCGTCATTGTCCGCGGCGGATGTGGTCCTTCACGCTTAAAAAGACCCACTGGACCATCGCCCAGGTCCTTTGGCATTTGGCGGACCAGGAGGCGAACCTTTATGTCCGCTTGCGGTTGGCGGCGGCCCAACCCGGCTCCTTCGTGTCCTCCTACGACCAGGAAATATGGGCGGACCGATTGGCCTATCCCAAAGCCCCGGCCGAACAAGCGCGGGACCTGATCCTCCTTCTGCGCAAGGCGAACTCGGACCTTTTGGCCCGGATCCCCCGCAGGGCCTGGAAGGGGAAGGTCGAACATCCCGAGTGGGGGACCAAGGACCTGGAGTACATGGTGGCCCTGAACATTTGGCACCTGGAACATCATTTGCGGCAAATGGAAAGGCGCCTGAGGGAGTGGAAGGCCGGGAAGTAGCGTCGTAGCCGGGGATTCCATCGTTGATTTTGAAGGCTTCGGTAGTGTACAAATGACCCTCATTCTTCAAGGAAAGAACAGGAAATCGGTCCCCATGACCCAACCCAAGAATTGGAAAGAAAAGCTCCAAGACAGCATGCCCCCCGATTGGGCCCGCGAGGTCGATGAGTTCGAGGCCCAGATCGGCCTCAACAAGCAGGGGAAGATCGAGCCCCGCATATTCGCCGAGACCCGTTTGCGCCGGGGGGCCTATGGCCAGCGCTATGACAACGGGCACCGTAATGACGGCAAGCAGATCCGCCACCTGAAATACCCCTCGGACGGGACCTGGAAGGGTCCCGACACCCATTGGGACGCTCCCGGCATGCAGCGGATCAAGTTCCCTTGGGGGGGACTGACCGCCGACCAGATGGATGTCCTGGCCGACCTGGCCGAGGAATATTCCGACGGCATCGCCCACATCACCACCCGGCAGGATTTCCAGCTCCACTTCATCCACGTGGAGGATACCCCCAACATCATGCGCCGCCTGGCCTCGGTCAACATCACCACCCGGGAAGCCTGCGGCAATTCGGTGCGCAACGTGACGGCTTGCCCCATCGCGGGGGTCTGCAAGACCGAATCCTTCGACGTGACGCCCTACTCCAAGGCCATCTTCAAGTTCATGCTGGGGCACCCCGACGCCCAGGACTTCGGCCGGAAGTTCAAGATCGCCTTCTCGGGTTGCGCGGGCGAGGCCTGCGGCCTGGTCAACATGCACGACATGGGTTTCATCGCCAAGAAGGCCATGGTCCAGGGCAAGGCGACCCGGGCCTTCGATGTCTTCGTGGGCGGCGGGTTGGGGCCGGTCCCCTACAACGCCAAGCTCCTGTTCCAGGACCTGCCGGTGGAGGAGATGCTCCCCATCACCCAGGCGGTGGCCCGGGTCTATGGCCGGCTGGGCGAAAAGAAGATCCGCGGCATGGCCCGCATCAAGTTCCTGGTGGCCAAGCTGGGCATCGACGAATTCCGAAAACTGGTCGAGGAAGAACGCAAGATCCTTCCCCATGACGACCGTTGGACCAGCCTGATCACCCAGTACCTGAAAGAGGAGGAAAAACCCGTCAAGCCCGGGGCCAGCCTGCGCGCTTCCTCCCTCCCGAAGGGTTTCCTGGACTGGAAAAAGACCAATGTGGTCACCCAGCCCCAATTCGGTTTTGTCTCCGTCTATGTGAAGGTTCCTTTGGGGGACCTGACCTCGACGCAGTTGCGGGGTCTTGCCCGCCTGGCGCGCCAATATGTGAAGGACTCGGTCCGCACCACGGTGGAGCAGAATCTGCTCTTCCGCTGGGTCAGCGAGGCCGACCTGCCCGCCTTCTTCGAGGAACTGCAGGCCATTGGGCTCGCCCAGGGAGGCGCCAACACCATCTCGGACATCACGTCCTGTCCCGGGACCGATACCTGCAAGCTGGGCATTTCCGCTTCACGCGGTCTGGCCCGGGAACTTTCCCAACGCATGGACGCCATGCTTTCCCAACTTCCCCCCGAGGTGAGGGACCTCAAGATCAAGGTGAGCGGCTGTCCCAATTCCTGCGGACAGCATCACATCTCCGACCTGGGTTTCTACGGGGTCTCCCGCAAGGCGGGGTCCTATACCGTTCCCCATTTCCAACTGGTGCTGGGCGGGCAATGGAAGAACAACGGCGGGTCCTACGGCCTGGCCGTGGCGGCGGTCCCCTCCAAGCGCATCCCGGAGACGGTGAAGCGTCTGACCGACAAGTTCGTGAAGGAACGCAAGAAGGACGAGGATTTCCAGGCTTTTGTCCAACGCATCGGCAAGGTGGCCATCAAGGAACTGCTGGCGGACCTGTCGGTCATCCCCTCCCACGACGCCGAGCCAGCCCTTTTCACCGACTGGGGCGATGTGCGGGAATACACCATCGCCGACATCGGTAAGGGCGAATGCGCGGGCGAGGTGGTGACGCCGGCCGAGTTCTCCCTGACCGCCTCCGAGGCTAAGGTCTTCGAGGCCCAGGTAAAGCTGGACGAAAAGGACCTGAAAGCCGCCGTGGCATTGGCCTACGAGGCCATGATCTTCGCGGCCGAGGGCGTGGTGCGCACCCGCGACCGGGAATGGGTGGGCAAGTCGGACGCCACCGTCGCCGAGTTCCGCAAGCACTTTTTCGATACCGGCGAGTTCGTGAAGCATGTCAACAATACCCAGTTCGCGGCCTTCCTTTTCAAGGCCCATGAGAACCGGCTGGAGAACCCCAACCACGATGAAGCCCATCGCCGGGTGGAGGAAGCCCAGCTGTTCCTGGAGGCCGCCCACAGCTACGTCGCCAATGCCGCCCCCGTCCCGGCCCCGTTGCCGGGCGTGAAGTAAGGGGGGATCATGAACCTGCAAAAGATCGGCGTGAAATTCTTCCTGGGGTCGGGGACCGAGATCCCGCTCTCTTCCTTCATCCCCGTATTCCACCATTGGATCCAGGACGACCTGTTGGAAGGCCTGCTGGTGGACGTGGCCGAGTACACCCATGTGCACCAGGGACCGGGGGTCCTGGTGGTGGCCCATGAGGCCAACTACAGCTTGGATGAGGAATTGGGAAAGCGTGGCTTCCTTTACACCCAGAAGCGGCCGCCGGAGAAATCCTCCCAGGAGCACTTGGCCACCGCCTTCCGCCGGGTCTTGAAGGGATGCCAATTATTGGAGAAGGACACGGCGGTGGGCGGGGTCAAGTTCGATACGACCCGTTTCCAGGTCTTCGTCAATGACCGCGCCGAAGCCCCGTTCAATTCGGAAAGTTTGGGGGCTTTGGAGAGCGAATTGAACCCCTTCCTGTCCTCCCTATTGGCCGGGGAAAAGTTCCAGTTGATCCCCGAGAAGGACCCCCAGAGGCGCGTCGGGTTCGAAGTGAAGGTCCCGAAGCCCGAGAGCTTGGAGACCCTGGCCGGGCGCCTGCCGGCCTAACCTCCGTATTGCCAGCCGGTCGTTGAGAGCAACAAGGGCCCTTCCAAGGGTCCTTCCTCCGCACCCACCACCTCCGCCAAGACCACCACATGGTCCCCCTGGTCCAGCTTGCCCGTGACCTTGCATTCCACATGACCCGCCATGCCCGGAAAGAAGGGCGTTTTGAGCGCGGCGCTTTCCTGGAAAGCTTCCCCGGCCAGGGTGTTCCCCTGGGGTTCCACGTGCTTGAAGAATTTCTGGGCGGTCTCCTTTTGGTCCTTCCCCAGGAAGTTCAGGACGAAGGTCCCGGATTCCGAGACCACCTGGTAGGTGTGGGAGTCCTTCTTGATGCCGGTCGCGATGAGGGGCGGCTGGAAGGAGGCCTGGGTCACCCAACTGACGGTGGAAGCGGCGACCTTGTCGCCGGCCCGGGAGGTCAGCACATAGAGCGCGTGGGGGATCATCCGAAGGTTCTTCTTCTTCGCCGCTTCGTTCATGGGGCACCTCGTTCCACAGGATGGGTCCTTTTAGCCCAAAGGCCGGGCCGAAGGCAACGGCCCATTTTGGGGGAAGGCAATCCCGATGGGCCATGTTAAACTTTCGGAACTTGCCCGGCCCCTGAAAGGACCTCCCTTTGCATCCCGCCGATATCCTCGAAAAATTGATCCAGGTGCAACATACGGACTCGGGACGGGACGAGCTGGAGCGCCTGAAAAAGGACCAGTTGGCCCAGATCGCGGCCCTGGACAAAAAGGTGGCCGAACTGAAGGCCCGCATCGCCGCCGAGAAGAAGGTCCTGGAGGACCAGGCCAAGGCCCGCAAGACCCTCGAGATCGAGGTCGGGACCCTGGAGACCAAGATCAAGAAATACCAGGGCCAGGAGGGCGAGGTCAAAAGCAACGAGCAAATGCTCGCCCTCCAGCACGAGACCGCGAAGGCGAAAGAGGACAGGTCCAAGGCCGAGGAAAAGGCGTTGGAGGGGCTTTTCCGGGAGGACACTTTGAAGGCCGGGATCCAAGGGCTCCAGGAGCAGCTGGACCGGGACGAGCAAAGGGCCGAACAGGAAAAAAAGGAGATCCGCTCCAAGATCGGGGAGTTGGACAAGGCCCTGGCCGAGAAACTATCCGAACGGTCCGCCCAGCTGATGGAATTGCCGGAGGATTTCCGGGAAGGTTACGAGAAGCTCCGGAACACCAACAAGAAGATCGCGGTGGCCAAGGTGTCCGACGACCGGATCTGCGAAGGCTGTCATATGAACGTCCCTCCCCAGCTCCTGAACGAAGTGAAGAAGGGCATCGCGATCCACCGTTGCGATTGCGGCCGATATCTCTATCTCTAAAAGGGAACCATGAGCGCCAAGACCGCCAAACGAGTCCTCCGCATCGAGGCCCAAGGGTTGCTCCGCTTGGCCCGACTGACCGGGGCTTCTTTCGGGGCCGCCGTGAAGCTGGTCCTTAGGTCCAAGGGCCGGGTGTTGGTGACGGGCGTCGGCAAATCGGGCCTGGTCGGCCAGAAGATCGCCGCCACCCTTTCCTCCACCGGGACCCCCGCCCTTTTCCTGGGCGCCTCGGAGGCCATGCACGGGGACCTGGGCAAGGCGTCCAAGGGTGACGTGGTCCTGGCCCTTTCCAACAGCGGTGAAAGCGACGAACTCAAGACCCTGATCCCTCATTTGAAGCGCATGGGCTGCCGTATCATCCTTTTCACCGGCAATGCCCGCTCGGCCCTGGCCCGTCTTTCGGATGTGGTGGTCTATGCGGGGGTCGAAAAGGAAGCCTGTCCTTTGCGCTTGGCCCCCACGGCCAGCACCACGGCCGCGTTGGCTTTGGGGGACGCCCTGGCCGTCGCCCTGATGGAGGCGCAGGGTTTCACCGAAAAGGATTTCGCCCTTTTCCATCCCGCGGGGGAGCTGGGCCGCCGGCTCCATTTGAAGGTGGGGGATATCATGCGGCAGGGTTCCCGGGTGCCCAAGGTGGCGATGGGGGCATCCTTCCCGGCCATCGTTCGGGAGATCAACGCCAAGAGGGTGGGGTGCGCCTGCGTAACGGGCAAGGCGGGACGCCTGGAGGGCATCATCGTGGATGGAGACCTGCGTCGGGCCATGCTGAAGGATCCCGACATCCGCCGGTGGAACGCCTCGAACCTCCGAACGCCCAAGCCTTCCACCATCCCGGAAGGGGCCACCCTGGCCCAGGCTTTGCAAACCATGGAGCAAAGGTCCATCTTCCAGTTGATCGTGGTGGACGGGAAGAAAAGGCCCGTCGGACTGGTCCACTTGCACGACTTGTTGGGGCGGGGTGCCGTCAAGATCGTTTGAAAGCGAGAGCGATATGGCCATCAAGGACATCGAGCTGTTCCTCACCGACGTGGATGGATGCCTGACCGACGGGAAGGTCTATCTGGGGGTCGGGGAGGAACTGAGCGCCTTCGACATCCAGGACGGCATTGGGCACCGCTTGGCCGTTTATGGCGGCCTGCGGATCGGCTGGCTCTCGGGACGCATCTCCAAGCCGGTGGCCCGTCGCGCCAAGCATTTGAAGGTCCCCTACCTGTTCCAGGGCAAGCTGGATAAGCTCATCGCCGCCCAAGCCCTTTGCAAGAAACTGAAGCTGGACCTTTCGCGGGTCGCCTACATGGGGGACGACCTGATCGACATCCCCCTGCTTTCACGCGTCGGCTTCTCCGCCACCAACCCCTACGGCCGTCCCGAGGTGAAGAAGGTCGTCGATTACGTGACGAAAGCCCCTGCCGGGGGAGGCGCCTTCCGCGAGGTGGTGGAACATATCCTCAAGGGTCAAGGCCGCTGGAAGAAGGCCCTGGACCTTTTCCACCGGAACAATGTCCGGATAGGTTCCGGCGCCATGCTGGTCTGACCTTGCCCCTCGCCGCCGCTCCCGAACGTCCGGTCAAATTCAAGCACCAGGTCATCTATCATTGCGCCCGTGGCCTGATGGCCCTGCTCCAGGCCCTGCCCTACGAAAAGGTCGGGCGCCTGGGCCTCCTTTTCGGGTCGGTGGTCTTCGCCCTCTCCGAACGGGAAGCGGCCAAGACCCTTCGCAACCTCAAGACCGCCTACGGGGACGACCTGACCTCCGCCGAGAGGCTCCGGTTGGCCCGGCGGGTCTGGCGCAATTTCGGGCGGAACATCTTCGAGGCGGTCCATTGGTTGCGTTGGACGACCGAAAGGATCCGTTCCCAGGTGGCGGTTGTTTACGGGGAAGAGGAGCTCAAGGCGGCCTTCGCCCGGGGAAAGGGCGTCTTCGTGGTCTCGGCCCACTTGGGGAACTGGGAACTGCTGGCCTCCCATGTTTCGGGCTTGGGGCCCACTTCCGGATTGGCCCAGAACCTCTATGACCCGCGCTTCGACAGCCTGGTGACGGACTTCCGCGTGAAGAACCTGGGGCTGGTCCAGATGATCAAACGGGGTTTCGCGTTGCGCGGCATCCTGGAGGCCCTGGGCCAGGGGCATTTCATGATGGCCCTCGTGGACCAGGACACGGGGAAGGACGGGGTCTTCGTGCCCTTCTACGGGAAAATGGCCTGGACCCAGTCCGGGGTGGCCCGGATCGCCCAGAGAACGGGGGCTTCCCTGGTGCCGGCCTTCATGGTCCGAGGGCGGGACGGCCGCTATGAGATGCACGTCGAAAAGGCGATCCTGGTACCCGCCGAAGGGGACAAGGAAAAGAACGTGCTGGAGGCCGTGACGGACCTGACCCGGACCATCGAGAAATACGTGAGGGAATACCCGGATCAATGGGTCTGGATGCACGATCGTTGGAAAACCAGGCCGGATGACGAGAACAAGGTTTAAAATAGAAGCCTATGCCCAAACGATCGACCCCCCTGGTCCCTATTCCTGAACCTATCCCCATGGCGTTGGGGGAGGAACCAGCCGTGGTCAAACGGCGGCGCTACACCTGGATCGTCGGGGTTTCCCTGGCCCTCATCGGGTTCGTGGCCTGGGGGATCTGGAAGGACCGGGCTCCCGTGGCCGTCCCCGAGACCTTCTCCGAGGGGGAGAACTCACCGGACGCCCTGATCCAGAAGTTCCACCTGGTCTCCACCGTGCAAGGACGCAAGACCTGGGAGTTCTATGCCAACGAGGCCCGGCTCTACCAGAACAAGAAAGAGGCCTACACCGACACGATCTACGCCGAGTATTACCGCAAGGACAAGCTGGTCTCCACCCTGACGGCGGACAAGGCGGTGGTGAACACCGAGACCAATGCCACCGAGGCCAGCGGACACGTGGAGCTCATCGTCCAGAACGGCTCGAAACTGGAGACCGAGAAGTTGAGCTGGGACCCGGACACCGACCTCATCCACACCGACGGGCATGTGCATGTCTTCAAGGGGAAGGACGACATCAGCGCCGACGGTATGGTGGCCGACACCCAGCTCAACAACATCAAGTTCACCCGGAACGTCCAAACGCAGGTCCGTGACACGAAGGAGATCCAGACCTTCAGCAAACCGAAGCCTTTTTGAGGGGCGCGATGCTTTCTGAACGGGGGAGGGGAATGGAGCGGGCAGGATGGCTTGGGTTGGCCGTTCTGGTGGCGCCCCTATGGGCCTATGACATCGACCAGGGAAAGGTCCAGCAGGTCTCGTCCCAAAAGCCGGTGCGCATCTCGGCCGACGAGCTGACCTTCGACAAACCCAAGGGGCTGACCCTTTTTACCGGCGATGTGAAGGCCGTTCACGACCAGATCACTCTCCTGAGCGCGAAGTTACAGGCCCTGGAGGACAACCGGGAAGCCTCGGCGGAGGGACACGTGCGGGTCATGGATATGGGCCAAGGGATCACCCTCACCTGCGGCAACCTGGAATATGAGGACCGGATGAACCTGATGACCGCCCACGACCACCCGGTCATGACCACGTTGGACGAGAATGGGAAACCCATCTCGGTCACGGGCCGCCAGATGGAAATGGATTCGGACAAGAAGACCGTCACCATCAACCAGAACGTCCTCATCCAGAACGCGGACGGGAAGGCGGAGGCCCAAAAGGCCACTTTCCTATCGCAGAAAGACCAGTTCGTCCTGGAGGATGATCCCCGGTTCACTACTCCCAGCGCCCTTCTGACCGGAAGGCGGATCCTCTCCAACCTTTCGGGGGACCGCGGGGTCATCGTCGAGGGAATGGCCGAGGGCTATTTCAATCCGACGGGAGGTCCCGTCTCTCCGGCTTCCAGGATCCCGACGACCCAACGCCCGGGACCCATACTTCCTTTATCTTCCGTTACACCGGTGGCTACGCCCGGCGGTCCCACATCGCCCTTCAACCGGTGACGGGTGGGCGGGTTTAGGCCATAATGGCCCGACCATTCCATGAGGAGCGCCGCTTGAAGACCCTTCGCACCGAGAACCTCATCAAGGTTTACAACAAGAAGCGGGTGGTGAACCAGGTCTCCATCGAGGTCCACCAGGGCGAGGTGGTCGGGCTCCTCGGGCCCAATGGCGCCGGCAAGACCACGACCTTCTACATGACCACCGGCTTCATCTCGCCCGACGCGGGGGCCGTTTATTTCCAGGACGAGACAAGGGCCCAGGACATCAGCGAGCTTCCCATGTACAAGCGGGCGCGCCTAGGGATCGCCTACCTTCCCCAGGAACCTTCCATCTTCCGCAAGCTCACCGTCGAGGAGAACCTGCTGGCCATCCTGGAATTGACGCCCCTCTCCAAGGTGGACCGGGAAAAACGCAAAAAGGAACTGCTCGAGGAGTTCAAGGTCTCCCACCTGGCCAAGCAGAAGGCCTATACCCTCTCGGGCGGCGAGCGCCGCCGGGTGGAGATCGCCCGGGCCCTGGTGCTCCAACCCACTTTCATCCTGCTGGACGAGCCCTTCGTGGGCATCGACCCCATCGCGGTGCAGGACATCCAGGCCATCATCCGCTACCTCAAGAAAAAGAAGATCGGCATCCTCATCACCGACCACAATGTCCGCGAGACCCTCTCCATCGTGGACCGGGCCTACATCATGTTCGAAGGGAAGATCCTGCTCGCCGGCACCGCCTCCAAGCTCGCCACCAACAAGAAGGCCAAGGAGATCTACCTGGGCGAGCGGTTCTCGCTGAAGTAGACCTGTGTCCCCCCGGAAATACACCGTCAAAGGCTGGATCGACGACCATTGGAGGCCCGTGACCCGGGGCCTCGCCCG carries:
- a CDS encoding class I SAM-dependent methyltransferase; the encoded protein is MPEPKGASLYDGPFASFYDRHFGNHARELAPRLLRFWADPSNQPPLKEILDLGCGPGHLALPLLEAGYRVTGLDLSEEMLALAKVRCARYLPTGQAQFLAMDMTRSLPGRHFGTAVSSYNSVNHLKDPGQLRECFRSVKNSLHPLGAFLFDFHTLQGLRAWARPEKGSVAGEELEVSGGFEEGEGQAWMRLRGRQDGESFEGTIWNRSYPLAQVVQWLQAEGFRKVTLSGFGTIGEPLPDPGSVDRVLFVARP
- a CDS encoding DinB family protein gives rise to the protein MKIRLTEEATARLKAQSQAWPIPQKAKAFAQGDIRLTAVLRHCPRRMWSFTLKKTHWTIAQVLWHLADQEANLYVRLRLAAAQPGSFVSSYDQEIWADRLAYPKAPAEQARDLILLLRKANSDLLARIPRRAWKGKVEHPEWGTKDLEYMVALNIWHLEHHLRQMERRLREWKAGK
- a CDS encoding nitrite/sulfite reductase, which translates into the protein MTQPKNWKEKLQDSMPPDWAREVDEFEAQIGLNKQGKIEPRIFAETRLRRGAYGQRYDNGHRNDGKQIRHLKYPSDGTWKGPDTHWDAPGMQRIKFPWGGLTADQMDVLADLAEEYSDGIAHITTRQDFQLHFIHVEDTPNIMRRLASVNITTREACGNSVRNVTACPIAGVCKTESFDVTPYSKAIFKFMLGHPDAQDFGRKFKIAFSGCAGEACGLVNMHDMGFIAKKAMVQGKATRAFDVFVGGGLGPVPYNAKLLFQDLPVEEMLPITQAVARVYGRLGEKKIRGMARIKFLVAKLGIDEFRKLVEEERKILPHDDRWTSLITQYLKEEEKPVKPGASLRASSLPKGFLDWKKTNVVTQPQFGFVSVYVKVPLGDLTSTQLRGLARLARQYVKDSVRTTVEQNLLFRWVSEADLPAFFEELQAIGLAQGGANTISDITSCPGTDTCKLGISASRGLARELSQRMDAMLSQLPPEVRDLKIKVSGCPNSCGQHHISDLGFYGVSRKAGSYTVPHFQLVLGGQWKNNGGSYGLAVAAVPSKRIPETVKRLTDKFVKERKKDEDFQAFVQRIGKVAIKELLADLSVIPSHDAEPALFTDWGDVREYTIADIGKGECAGEVVTPAEFSLTASEAKVFEAQVKLDEKDLKAAVALAYEAMIFAAEGVVRTRDREWVGKSDATVAEFRKHFFDTGEFVKHVNNTQFAAFLFKAHENRLENPNHDEAHRRVEEAQLFLEAAHSYVANAAPVPAPLPGVK
- a CDS encoding flavin reductase family protein, with amino-acid sequence MNEAAKKKNLRMIPHALYVLTSRAGDKVAASTVSWVTQASFQPPLIATGIKKDSHTYQVVSESGTFVLNFLGKDQKETAQKFFKHVEPQGNTLAGEAFQESAALKTPFFPGMAGHVECKVTGKLDQGDHVVVLAEVVGAEEGPLEGPLLLSTTGWQYGG
- a CDS encoding C4-type zinc ribbon domain-containing protein — its product is MHPADILEKLIQVQHTDSGRDELERLKKDQLAQIAALDKKVAELKARIAAEKKVLEDQAKARKTLEIEVGTLETKIKKYQGQEGEVKSNEQMLALQHETAKAKEDRSKAEEKALEGLFREDTLKAGIQGLQEQLDRDEQRAEQEKKEIRSKIGELDKALAEKLSERSAQLMELPEDFREGYEKLRNTNKKIAVAKVSDDRICEGCHMNVPPQLLNEVKKGIAIHRCDCGRYLYL
- a CDS encoding KpsF/GutQ family sugar-phosphate isomerase, translated to MSAKTAKRVLRIEAQGLLRLARLTGASFGAAVKLVLRSKGRVLVTGVGKSGLVGQKIAATLSSTGTPALFLGASEAMHGDLGKASKGDVVLALSNSGESDELKTLIPHLKRMGCRIILFTGNARSALARLSDVVVYAGVEKEACPLRLAPTASTTAALALGDALAVALMEAQGFTEKDFALFHPAGELGRRLHLKVGDIMRQGSRVPKVAMGASFPAIVREINAKRVGCACVTGKAGRLEGIIVDGDLRRAMLKDPDIRRWNASNLRTPKPSTIPEGATLAQALQTMEQRSIFQLIVVDGKKRPVGLVHLHDLLGRGAVKIV
- a CDS encoding HAD hydrolase family protein, producing the protein MAIKDIELFLTDVDGCLTDGKVYLGVGEELSAFDIQDGIGHRLAVYGGLRIGWLSGRISKPVARRAKHLKVPYLFQGKLDKLIAAQALCKKLKLDLSRVAYMGDDLIDIPLLSRVGFSATNPYGRPEVKKVVDYVTKAPAGGGAFREVVEHILKGQGRWKKALDLFHRNNVRIGSGAMLV
- a CDS encoding lysophospholipid acyltransferase family protein, encoding MPLAAAPERPVKFKHQVIYHCARGLMALLQALPYEKVGRLGLLFGSVVFALSEREAAKTLRNLKTAYGDDLTSAERLRLARRVWRNFGRNIFEAVHWLRWTTERIRSQVAVVYGEEELKAAFARGKGVFVVSAHLGNWELLASHVSGLGPTSGLAQNLYDPRFDSLVTDFRVKNLGLVQMIKRGFALRGILEALGQGHFMMALVDQDTGKDGVFVPFYGKMAWTQSGVARIAQRTGASLVPAFMVRGRDGRYEMHVEKAILVPAEGDKEKNVLEAVTDLTRTIEKYVREYPDQWVWMHDRWKTRPDDENKV
- the lptC gene encoding LPS export ABC transporter periplasmic protein LptC, with amino-acid sequence MPKRSTPLVPIPEPIPMALGEEPAVVKRRRYTWIVGVSLALIGFVAWGIWKDRAPVAVPETFSEGENSPDALIQKFHLVSTVQGRKTWEFYANEARLYQNKKEAYTDTIYAEYYRKDKLVSTLTADKAVVNTETNATEASGHVELIVQNGSKLETEKLSWDPDTDLIHTDGHVHVFKGKDDISADGMVADTQLNNIKFTRNVQTQVRDTKEIQTFSKPKPF
- a CDS encoding LptA/OstA family protein encodes the protein MLSERGRGMERAGWLGLAVLVAPLWAYDIDQGKVQQVSSQKPVRISADELTFDKPKGLTLFTGDVKAVHDQITLLSAKLQALEDNREASAEGHVRVMDMGQGITLTCGNLEYEDRMNLMTAHDHPVMTTLDENGKPISVTGRQMEMDSDKKTVTINQNVLIQNADGKAEAQKATFLSQKDQFVLEDDPRFTTPSALLTGRRILSNLSGDRGVIVEGMAEGYFNPTGGPVSPASRIPTTQRPGPILPLSSVTPVATPGGPTSPFNR